In the genome of Candidatus Poribacteria bacterium, the window ATGTTAGATCGCCGAGAGGGAGGAAGATGCGGATGGATGTGAACTGCCGATCATGTCACACCCCGGATAAGAGCCCTAAGTTCAGCTATGAGAGGTATCTCGATAGGATCCGACATTAGCCCCCTTCTGCCTGCCCAAAAGATTCTTTGTTAAAAATCTCGAAGATTATCGTCTATAATAGTGGAGAGAAAGATGAAAGGGGAAGATCTGTTAGACAGAATCATATCGGGAGACCAATCCGCCTTCAAGGAACTGGTGAGGAAGTACCGCCATACCGTCTTCCTCTCTGTCCTCTCCATCCTGCACGATCCCGATGAGGCGGAGGAGATAGCGCAGGAGGTCTTCCTGAAAGTTCACCTTCATCTGAGTGGGTTGAGAGATCAAAATGCGTTCGAGAGATGGCTGAGAAGTATATCCTGTAATCTGGCGATAGATCGGCTGAGGGAGAGAGCGAGAAGAGAAAGTTGTATCCCCCTTGACGAGGTGGCTCCTGAGGATTTGCTCTCTCCATCGGCGGACGAGGAGTTGCTGAAGAGGGAGGCGGTGGAGGAGGTGATGAGAGCGATAGAAGAGTTGCCTGAGGGCGAGAGGGAGATCCTAAGGGAGCATCTTCTGGAGGATAAGGGATATAGGGAGCTTAGCGAGAAGTATGGTCTGTCATATCATGCCGTTGTGATGCGTGTGAGGAGGGCAAAGGAGAAGGTGAGGGAGAAGGTTCTCAAAAGGCTGGGCTGTGTGGTCATTTTGCCCTGTAGGGAAATCGTAAAGGTGATAGGAGGTGTCGTTATGAAGGTATCAACGAAGGTGGCGATAACGGGAGCGGTCGTGATGATGCTCGCAGGGACGGGGATATGGATGAGTCACCATAGAGAGGAGAAGCGAGTGCCTGAGTCCAACGAGATGAAGGTTGAGAAGCAAACGACCGTAGGAGCGCCTGCGAGGGTAACGGTAAGCAATTCAGAACCGCAGAAAAAAGAAGATGAACTTACATTTGAGGAGTTCAACAGGTTACTTGATGAGTATTTCGGCATAACTTCCGAGATAGAATCTACAGTACCAGAAGAGAAAATGACTTCACCAGAAGAGAAGATGAGTTCAGCGAGCGATGAGATCGCGGAGGAACAACCCATCGGGGAAACGCATAAAGAAAATCCACAGAGGGAGGAAACCAATGAGTTGAAGCAGATGGAGATCGATATGGTCAAAGTGGAGATCACAGAGTTGATGCTGGAAAATGGTCGAATTTGGAGAAGGTTGGAGGAACTATCTCAAATGGAGAGACATGGATTGCATGTTGATCCCAAAGAGGTGGAGCAGCTCATCATAGCACGTCGAGAAATGGGCACTAAGATTTTCCCAAAAATAGCAAGATACATCTTGCTCACGGGCGATACGAAAGCGACATATCCTGGAGGGTGGATCTGGCTGACTGACAAATCTCAGTCCTCAGTCCGAGAAAACCCTTGAAAATTCTGGGCTTGTCGAAGTTTCAAAAACTCGAACAATTGAGAGCGCCAGGAGGTCTTATCACATAAGGGTTTCCGACGTAGAGCCGATGAGTTTTGTCAGTCAATCAGGAGGGTGGATATATGAGTTAGGACAGAAAAACCATTTTTTCATCAAACATGGTAGCTTGTAATTTAAAATCGAAAGGAGGTGAGGAAGGATGAGAGCGAGATTCTGGCTGATATACGGGGTAGTAGGTGGGTTACTTCTGGTTGCATGTTATTTCGTCACAGCAGATCTAAGCAGGTCTCCACTCGCACTCTCGGATGAGGAGATGGCAGCGATCCGAGGTTCATGGTGGGCACGATCAAATATGCGGTGTATTTGGGTCGGTGGATGTCCCACTGAATTTTGCCAGCCTAACACGACGCATAACTATGATCAAGTAGGCAATGACGCTTACGACGAATGTCGCAATGACTCCGGATATACTTGCTTTGAGGAGGAACCACCCTACAGCTCATGGTATTGCAAGTATAGAACCTACAACGTCAACAATTGCGATCCTAATTACGCATCTGAATGGCAATGGAATCCGCTACCGGACTGCACTAACTGAAAAAGCAGGGATGCTTTTGCCTCAGCAAGAGCATCCCTGCTCTACATAGGGAGTGATAGTTGTGAGAAATATAACCAAAATGTTGATATTTCTAGCGTTAATATCAATCAAGATGTCTTACGCTCAGGGGTTAGATCTAGAAACACTGATAGCAGGTATCAGATACTATGATTCACTAATAGAAACGTATGCTGGCGAGGCAACCAAGATAGATATAGCTCATGACTCCAAACTTCCCCCAGGAGTGATTGTAGACAGGAGGGTTGTCGCCTTTGTCGCTCGGCATGGTGAGAATTTTTTTATTCACTGTATCGATGATGGATCAACAAAGGGATGGACTGAAATATGTCTTGGACTTGGCAGTAAGGTAACTATAATTCCTCGTAGGCGGGACACACTGTATATCAAAAATGATATTTGTCTGACGGCAATAAGCAGTTGGTGTGATCCGCTGAGTTGGTATACCGCTCCATGGGGATATAACCGATATGTAGAATTACCACTGTGGAAATACATAAAAGAAAAGAATCTCAGGATAATTAAAAAGGAGAAAATACCAATCTGGGACGGATACAGCGACGCCATCATTTGGCCAGGACAGAAGCTTAGGATAGCGAGTGGAACAGGTGGTAGGAAGAACAGAAGGGAGATAATGTGCTATGTGATAGGGATTGGGAGGAAAAGGGATAGATATTTTAAACATGCGTGGATCGCCCCTGAGATAGGATTTAGGGTGTTGAGGTCAGAATCGAAAACTCCTGTAAGGAATGGATATATCGGCCAGGTAATGCTCATCCATTATAAAAAGCATAAATATCAAGGGAAAACTATTCTGTTCCCAGATAGGGTCAGGGTAGATGTTGTATATCTCACAGAAGAGGGTAAATTTGATGGTTATAAGTATAAAGCAACGATGGACTTTTCGAAAATTAAGGTAAACGTGAATGTTTCCAAATATTTTGATTTGAGAAATTGGATTCCTGTTGATGCTGTAGTCATGGATGCAAACAGCAAACAACCTATACCTGCAAAGGAAATATTTAAATGGGGAAGTGAGAAACCGTGAGAAACATCAAACTATATGTCCTCTATCTCTGTTTCCTATCTATTTGGGGGATATTCCTTTCCTTTGGGCAGAGTGGGGATCATCGATTTACTGAGGAGTTGAAAAAAGCAATGTGTGGTCCGGAGAGCCTAAGTTTAGTATGTCAGATGCTGGGCGTGAAGGTAACAGCGGAGGAGATAGCTCATATGATTAACCTGACCGAGAAAGGAGCCTCCATGAAAGACCTGGCTGACGCTGCTCATAAGCTTGGATTAAAAGCTGTCGGTAGAAAGATTGATATCGCTGATCTAATGAAGATGAGGCATCCCGTGATCGCTCACATAAAGCCGGATCACTTTCTGGTTGTCGAACCTATATCCGACTCTAAACTACTTTTGTTTGAGAACACACTCGATAAAGGACCGATCGTAACAGCTGAGCAATTCCGAAATATCTGGGATGGATATGTGTTAGTTATATCACCTGGGAAAGTGGTCCAAGGCAACATCCCTAAAATTGAGATTGAAAACCCCGTGTATGACTTCGGGCAGGCAGGCCAGGAGCAGGTTATCAAGCATGATTTTACGATCAAGAACTTAGGGAAGAAGCCCCTTAAGATAGAAAAAATCTCACAATCTTGCACTTGCACGGCATCCCTGCTCTCCGATAAGGTTATACCACCTGGCAGGTCAACAAAGCTGCATGTAGAGTTTAACACCAAACACGCTCGCGGTAGGCAGACAGTATACGTCAGGGTTCATTCAAATGACCCCTACAGACGAGTGGTTTTCGCCACAATCACAGGGGTTGTCGCGGGAATCATACGTATTTCGCCGAACTTTCTCTACCTGGGTGATATCTATTTCGGTGAGAAAGTACATAGAGTGATAGAAGTTTACGATCCAGGACATGGAGAGTTAGAGGTAAAAAAAGCTTATTCATCCAATGCACTGATTAAAACGAAGGTCAATTCCATTCATGAAGGGGAATTAGTAGCAACGATTGATGTGATCGTTAATCCGGGATTTCCTTTGGGTGAAATCAAGGAGAAGATCCTCATCGAAACCAACGATAGGGAATATCCAAGATCGGAAGTCTTGATCA includes:
- a CDS encoding sigma-70 family RNA polymerase sigma factor, giving the protein MKGEDLLDRIISGDQSAFKELVRKYRHTVFLSVLSILHDPDEAEEIAQEVFLKVHLHLSGLRDQNAFERWLRSISCNLAIDRLRERARRESCIPLDEVAPEDLLSPSADEELLKREAVEEVMRAIEELPEGEREILREHLLEDKGYRELSEKYGLSYHAVVMRVRRAKEKVREKVLKRLGCVVILPCREIVKVIGGVVMKVSTKVAITGAVVMMLAGTGIWMSHHREEKRVPESNEMKVEKQTTVGAPARVTVSNSEPQKKEDELTFEEFNRLLDEYFGITSEIESTVPEEKMTSPEEKMSSASDEIAEEQPIGETHKENPQREETNELKQMEIDMVKVEITELMLENGRIWRRLEELSQMERHGLHVDPKEVEQLIIARREMGTKIFPKIARYILLTGDTKATYPGGWIWLTDKSQSSVRENP
- a CDS encoding DUF1573 domain-containing protein, with product MRNIKLYVLYLCFLSIWGIFLSFGQSGDHRFTEELKKAMCGPESLSLVCQMLGVKVTAEEIAHMINLTEKGASMKDLADAAHKLGLKAVGRKIDIADLMKMRHPVIAHIKPDHFLVVEPISDSKLLLFENTLDKGPIVTAEQFRNIWDGYVLVISPGKVVQGNIPKIEIENPVYDFGQAGQEQVIKHDFTIKNLGKKPLKIEKISQSCTCTASLLSDKVIPPGRSTKLHVEFNTKHARGRQTVYVRVHSNDPYRRVVFATITGVVAGIIRISPNFLYLGDIYFGEKVHRVIEVYDPGHGELEVKKAYSSNALIKTKVNSIHEGELVATIDVIVNPGFPLGEIKEKILIETNDREYPRSEVLIKGRVIGDIKLYPKQLFFGFVKRGSEGKQSVRLIKHGRSNLRIVKIKGESRFIQVKVIEVEQGKIYEIEATCRAEKPGVLKDIIQVYTNSSIQPKLKIPVYAIVQ